Part of the Candidatus Manganitrophaceae bacterium genome is shown below.
TGAAGAGAGTTCAATTAATCCCTTTCCATCATAGGCTATTTACCGTCGGGGAGGGAAGGGGGCGCCCTATGTTGATTTTGAGTCCGGAGGTTAAGGATGTTTAGAAACGGTCCTTCGACCGGATCAGGACGAACGGCTGAGGAGGGGAGAGATTGTTCAAGCGGAAGCCCTGATCAAACGGCAATTCCTAAAAGCTTTCGGACGGCGCCGCCGATGAGATAGCTGATGCCGGTGGCGAGGGTGATGATGATTACGTTGGTCACCACCCTCCTTTTTATGTTCATCCCGGATAGGAATGACAAAATAATGGAGACGAGGATGATCATCGTTCCGGCACTCACGATCGACCAAAAAGCATTGTGAGCGCCGAAGAGGACCGGAAGGAGGGGGAAGGCGGCGCCGGCGAAGTAGCTGACGCCGACGACCACCGACGATCTTAACGCCGGCTCCGGCCGGTGTTCTTCGTTGCTCTCTTTTTGTAAAAAACGGTTCTTCTCTTCTTGGGTCCGTCTCACCTCATTCTCGGAGCTGACCGCCACATAGGCGCCGCCGGCCATCGAGAGCGCCCCCGCCACGGCGGTCGTCAGCCCGGCCACGACGACGAGGCTGTTCTGTCCGAAGCTGGCGAAGAAGCCGCTCACCGCGCCGAGGATCTCGACCATCCCGTCGTTGAGACCGAAAAAAATGTTTCGAATCCGGTCGGGATTGATGATCCGGTCTTTCATCCGCCCGACGATCGCATCTTCATGCCCGAACTCATCTTCCAACACCCCTTGGACGGCCCGGCCGATCGGATTGTCTTTGTTCCGCTTCCAGAGGGTGAGGTACTTTCGAATGCCGTACACTTCAATCGCTTCCAAAATCAGATCGATCGCCGTCGGGCCGAAGAGGCGGCAGATCAGGACGATCAGCGACAGCTTGAGGCGGCGGCCGACGTTGAGTCGGGAAATTTCAATCCCGAAGAGATTCTGCCAAAAAGTGAAATGGCCTTTCTCGACCTGGATTAATTCATCGAGCATCGGGCGCAAGTCGGGCCCCGAGATCTCCCGCAGTTTTTGATAGAGCGACAGATCAAAGAGCTCGTCGAGAATCAGCTCGCGCGCCAAACCCGGATCGACATATTCTGTATGCTGCATCAAGACTCCAGTTTGGGATACATCCATAATAATATAAGAGAGAGGCGGCCGTCTTTTCTCGATGATACCTTTCTCTGCCGGCCCAGGTCAATTCATCTTCGGTCAACCTAATTGACTCAAGCGATCGGCCCGTCACCTTCTTCTTTACGGACGGAGCCTCGACCGTTTTCTCTTCATAAATTCTCATTGACACCTCTTGCCGAACTACTATAGTATGCGCAGGTAACTAGGTGGAAGTGGTTAGTTGAAGAGAAAGACCCACAATAAGCGGCTTCCGCGCGATCCGAAAGAAGGGCTGCAATGAGGCGGTTCTTTTTTTAAGTACGTGTCGGAAGTGGAGGTGCAAGATGAAAAAGGTCATCGGACTTTTGCTCGGGATTGCGCCCGGTCTCTTCTTTGCCGCCATCACGGTTGCGGCGCCTCTGCAGATCAATGAAAGCTCTCCGCTGGTGAATGGAAACGTCTGCAACCAGATGAACCAGTTCCTCACCGCGAGCGGCGGCTCGGGGCCGACGCCGTACAAGTGGAAGGTTAGCGCGGGCACGCTCCCCTCCGGCTTGACGATGCCGTCGTCTTTTGCCACCATGTCGACCGTTATTACCGGGATCCCGTCCACCGTCCAAACCAAGACATTTACCGTACAGGTCACCGACGGCGCACGCCACACCGCCTCGAAAGTCTTCAGCCTGACGATCGACCCGCCGCTTCCCCTCACCATCACCAATCAGAACTCGACCCTCCCGGCCGGCACCCTCGGGACGGCCTATTCCGCCAATCTGTTTACCAGCCCAGGCGGGTGTCTCCCCTTGGTCTGGACGATCACAACCGGACAGCTTCCACCCGGTCTTTCATTGCACCAAAACTCGTCCGGCAAGGACAATAACGTGATCTCGGGAACGCCGACGACCCGAGGGACCTATGTCTTCACCGCGACGGTCAGAGGCAACGACGGCCAGACGGCCTCGATGCAGTTCAGTATCACCATCAACTGATCCGCTTGTACCGGGAGCGCCCGAGGAGGCAGAAGGGGGGTGGCCAGCAGGCGCGAAATGGTTATTTGAACGCTTGACCCCCCCTTCGATCGTTTTGAAAAAGGGGGACGGTCGCAATGACCGTCCTCTCTTTTGCGATCCTCTTATGTTCCTCCAAGCGTCGAGCCGATGTGCCGAGCCGAAATGCCGAGGTCGATGATGACTGAAAGCCGAAAGAGGCGTTTGAAAGCGCTTCGCCTGACCCTCGGGGTTGCGCTCCTTCTGTTCGGAAGTGCAGGAATAGGCTCGGCGCAGCTGATCTCGTCGCTCTCCCCCCCATCCGGTCCCTCCGGAACGTCGGTCACCCTCACCGGATCGGGTTTCGGAAAGATACAAGGATCGAGTCGGGTCCTCTTCGACGGCACCCCGGCTGCGGTGATCGGTTGGATCGACAGCGAGGTCGTCGTCACCGTACCCGAGGGGGCCACGAGCGGTCCGGTCGTGGTCACCGTCGCCGGCGAGGCAAGCAATGACAACTATCCCTTTCGGGTGGTCGCTCCGACCTCCTCTCCCAGACTGTTCTCTTTGTCCGCCCTCGCTTCTCCTCCTCATTCGGATGCCACCGGATTCTTGGTGACGATGAAGGGATCGGGTTTCGGGCCGACCCAAACCTCGAGCAGGGTTACTTTTAATGGGGTCCCCGCCGGAGTGATTCGCTGGAGCGACTCCGAAATTGGGGTGGCGGTTCCCGAGGGGGCCACGACCGGACCGGTGATCGTGACGGTCAATGAAGCGCCGAGCAACGGCCTCCCGTTCATCGTCTTTCCTTATATCGCTGCGCTCACCCCCTCTTCCGGCCCGGCGGCGAGCCTTTTCACCCTTGAAGGGGCGCATTTCGGGGCCGTTCGGGGGGAGAACAGGGTCACCTTCAATGATCTCCCGGTGCCGATTGTCCGTTGGACCGACACACAGGTGACCGCCGCGGTGCCGAGCGACGCCCTCACCGGCCCGATCGTCGTCACCGTCAATGGGGTCCGGAGCAATGCGAATAATCGTTTTGCCGTCCGTTCTCCTTTGCACCCGATGATCTCTTCCCTCTTTCCCCGCGCCGGTCCCTCGGAGATGTCGGTCCTCATCGTGGGATCGGGATTCGGACGACTCCAAGAATCGGGTACGGTCACCTTCAATGAAACGCCGGCCGCGGTCCTCGGTTGGAGCGACACCGAGATCATCGCGACCGTTCCGCCCGGGGCGACGACCGGGCCGGTCGCGGTCATCCGCAATGGGTCGGCGAGCCGCCTGAATCCGATTTTTACCGCGACGTCCGAATCCCCTTTTTCATTGGCTTCCATTACTTTGGCGCCGGAGCAGCCGACCTTGCGGGCGGGACAGACCGCGTCGTTTGCGGCGACCGGGTTTTTCAAGAACGGCGCCTCACAACGCTTGAGCCTCGCCACCCTGGCCGCCGGGGTCGGTCATACCTGTGCGGTCCTTTCCGAAGGAACGGTGCGTTGTTGGGGAGAGAACAGCTTCGGCCAGCTCGGGAATGGAAGCACCGCTCCGTCATCGGTCCCAACGCGGGTGAGAGGGATCGGCAGCGCGACCGCCGTCGCGGCGGGGACCGCCCATACCTGTGTCCTCCTTTCGGAGGGGAGGGTGGCGTGCTGGGGAGACAATTCCGCCGGCCAGCTCGGCAATGGGACGAATACCGGCTCGGCCCTTCCGGTGGAGGTCACCGGCATCCGCGATGCCGCGACGATCACCGCCGGCAGGCATCATGCCTGCGCGGTTTTATCGGACGGCGCGACGATGTGCTGGGGTTCGGACGCCGACCCGCCCGGCAGCGGCGGCAACTACGATTCAACCACTCCGGTCAGGGTCGGCGGCCGAGCCGGCAGCGCGGCGACGGAGATCGCCGGGGAATCTCACACCTGCGCGCTTTTCTCGGAAGGGGCGGTGAGCTGCTGGGGAGACAATACGTTCGGACAGTTGGGGAATGGAAGCAGCGCCGGATCGCCGACGCCGGTGCGGGTCGGCGATATCGGCCGGGCGACGGCGATTGCAGCGGGGAGCTATCATACCTGTCTCGTGTTGTCGGACGGGACGGTCGATTGCTGGGGGGACGGCCATTCGGGCCAGCTCGGCAACGGGAAGAATGCCGGATCGGGCGCACCGTCGGCGGTCGCCGACATCACCACGGCCGCCGTCCTCCTCTGGACGAGCAGCGACCCGTCGGTGGCAACGATCGACACTTTCGGCCGCGTCACGGCCCACCGCCCCGGCCTGACCACGCTGGCCGCCACCTCCCGCGGCGTCAGCGGGACCACCACCCTTTTGGTCGAGCCGACCCCCTCCGAGCGAACGGCCACCCGCGTTGATCGTTAGGCCGGAACCGGAGCAGAATCGGTTTTTCCCCGGTTTGCCCGGTTTGCCCTGTTTGATTGACCCGCTGCACCCTCTGAATCATGGCCGGCGCCTACCTCCTTCGGGAAGAAGACAAGGTCGCTCTCAAAGCCTGGGTCGGAGAGATCCGTAAGGAGGAGCTCTTTGCGCTCGACCGCGCCTTTTTGAGCAACCCCGATCTCCCTCCGGCGCCACGGGTCCTTGTTGATGTGACCCGCGCGTCGTTTCATACGATGGGGGAGAATGATTTTCAGGAGCTGGTCAATCTCTACTGGGAATATCGCGAGAAGTCGGCGGGGGCCAAGGTGGCAATTATCTCCAGACAAGATTTTCAGAAGGCGAAATTGTATGAAAAACGGGCGGCATCGGTCTCAATCAATGCAATCGTCTTCAACGAAGTTGCCCATGCTTGTACCTGGCTCGGCGTGAATGCAAGAGAAGTTCAAGCGTGGCTGACTGCAAAACGGGCCGAGCTCCTCTCCGCCTCCTTGCCTGAAAAAGATTCGATGAACGGTTCTGATTAATCATCACCGGGCGGCCGACCGTAATCGATCCGATCTTCAGAGCGCTTCTCTGAGTTGGTGAGGAACGCACTCCCACCGATTCTGAATCACTCGACTTACCGAAATCTCTCCGAAAATTTCTCCATACTTTAGGTCCGTGTGACGCTTCCCTCCGTTCCTGGGGAAGCCGATCCGATCTCACTCCGTCAGCAACGGATTCCACGCGCATCGGCGCGGCTATGAACCGCTTTGGTCCTCTTCGGGCAGTTCGACGATTTGGTGAACGCGGGTCGGGGCGCGATGCTCGAAGCGCTCCGTCAGGTCGTCGGTGGTCGGCTTTGCCCTCTCCCGAAAAACATTGTCGGCCCGCTTTCGTTTTCTCGGGTTCTGGGCAGGGTTGCCTTTCGGGTGTGTCGTCCGTTTTTGCTTGGCTGGTTTCCTGTGGGTCGGCATCCGGGATCAACCTTGAGATTGAGCGCCGTTGGACGATCCCGCCTTGGCGAGCAGGTTGGTCGCCTCGTTAAAATGTCTGTTCGCCGCCTCTTTTTTCCCTTCTGCAGCAAGGGTCATTGCCAGGTTGATATGCACTTCCGGAAGGGTCGGATCGGCCTCTTCCGCCATCTGAAACTGTTTGGCCGCCTCCCCGAGATGGTCATTCATCAAGGCGGTGACCCCGGCGTCAAAGTGGTTCTTCACATCGGTGTTTGTAATCTCTTCCGGCGCCACCGGCTGAATATGGTTTGCGAAAGCGGGTGCTGCGCCGAGCATGAGTAAGAGTGCAGCAAAAAGTCCGATCAATTTTTTCATTGACTCCTCCTTTGTGGTGTTTCATTCTTTTATTCTAGGTCTCTTGCGGTTGGGACGCAATTAACCCCGCCGGGCTAGTCCGCTTTTCAGGCGTGTCAAAAGAGCCGGTGACACACCGGTGGAAGAGCCTGGGTTAAGACAGGGAGGGATGGGAAGATCGCGGTATGAGCGGCCTGTCGCAGGCCTCGGGGTCGATCACAGCAACCGCGCAAGTGGATCTCGTCTCCCTGCCGCCGCGTTTACAAAATACGCAAAAATATTGTAGAGTGTCCCTCGGTGGAGAGATCAGATCAGCATGCCTTGCACATCTTGAGAGAGGGACGAAATGGACATTTGTGAAAACCTGCTCGACCTGATCGGCCGGACGCCGCTCATTCGACTGAAGGGGCCGTCCGAGGCGACGGGGTGCACCATTTTGGGGAAGGCGGAGTTTCTCAATCCGGGCGGATCGATCAAAGATCGGACCGCGTTGGGGATCGTTCGCGACGCGGAGAAGCGGGGTCTTTTGAAAAAAGGGGGAACGATCGTCGAAGGAACCGCCGGAAATACCGGGATCGGCCTGGCGATGATCGGACGGGTCTTGGGGTATCGGACCCTGATCGTCATTCCGGAGACGCAGAGCACCGAAAAGTTCGAGACGCTGCGGACCTACGGCGCCGAGCTGAAATTGGTCCCCGAGGCCCCCTATTCGACCCCGCGCCATTTTGTCCGGATCGCCGAGCGGCTGACTCAAGAGATGAATGCGGCATCACCCGGCTCCGCGTTCTGGGCAAGGCAATTCGACAACATCGCCAACCGCGACTTCCATGCCGCCACGACCGGCGTGGAGATCTGGGAGGAGACGCGGGGAAAGGTCGATGGGTTCAACTGCGCCGTCGGGACCGGAGGCACGTTGGCGGGGGTCGGGAAGGCGCTGAAAGCGCGGAACCCGAATGTCGTCATCGCCCTCTCCGATCCGATGGGGGCGGCCCTCTATCATTATTACAAGCAGGGCGAATTGAAATCGGAGGGGGATTCGATCGCCGAGGGGGTCGGGCAGAGCCGGGTCACCGAAAACCTGGTCGGCGCGCCGATCGACGAGGCCTACCAAATTCCCGACACCGAAGCGCTCCCCTATATTTTCGATCTGCTCCGGGACGAAGGGCTTTGTGTCGGCGGCTCGTCGGGGATCAACGTCGCCGGCGCTGTCCGACTCGCCCGCCAGCTGGGACCGGGGCATACGATTGTGACGATTCTGGCCGACGGCGGGATGCGTTATCAGCGGCGGCTCTTCAACCCGGCCTTCTTGCGGGAGCAGAAACTGCCGGTGCCGGCGTGGCTCGAATCGCCTTTGCCTTAAGCTCCCTTCCTGGGTGGCGAACCGGAGAAGCAGAAAATTCGGGAGCTCCTTGCCGCCTGGATGCGCGCCCCGTTAGCCGGGGATATCGAGCAGGTTCTCCATCTCCCGATGAAGGAGGTTGTCTTCCTCCTTCCCGTCGGTCTCGATGCGCGGCCGGGATCCGTCTGTCGCCGCCGCGAATCTCGGGGGTGCGGCGCCCTCCTGTTTCATTCGCCTCTGTCGGAGAAGATGCAGAATAGGCCGACCACATTTATAAAGGCGCGTTTCGTGATCGCAGTGCCAGATCTCCAGTCGTCGGCCGAGTTCTATGGCGACGTTCTCGGCTTTAACGTGCGCGAGATCGGGGATGAGGGGTGGCGCCTCTTCGAGCGAGACGACTGCGTTATCATGGCGGGCGAGTGCCCGGACGCCATCCCTCCGGCGGAGCTCGGCGATCACGCTTACTTTGCGTACATCGTGGTCAGCGGCATCGAGGCGTTCTACCGCTCGGTCCAAGCCAAGAATGCCGACATCATCAAGCGTCTGTGCGATGAGCCTTGGGGAATGCAGGAGTTCGGGATCAGGACCATCGATGGCCATCGGATGATGTTTGGCGCTCCAAATGACCACGATAGATAGAAGGCGGGCTCGCGCCTCCAACGACCTCCAAAGGAAAGGAGAAAACATAGCGATGAAAATTTTCGTAAATCTGCCGGTTAAAGATCTCAAGAAGTCGATCGACTTCTTCGCGAAGCTCGGTTTTACGTTTAATCCCCAATTCACCGACGAGACGGCCACCTGCATGATCGTCTCCCCGGAGAACTATGTCATGCTGCTGATCGAGCCGAAGTTTAAGAGCTTTACCCCCAAGCCGATTTGCGATGCGACGAAGAGCACCGAAGTGCTGATCGCGCTGTCATTGGAGAACCGGCAACAAGTCGACGACATGGTTCGCAAGGCGGTCGCCGCGGGCGGAACCACCTACAGCGAACCACAAGACCACGGCATTATGTATGCGCATGGGTTTCAAGATTTGGATGGACACATCTGGGAGGTGTTCTTCATGGAGCCGAGCGCGATCAAGCAAGGCTAGGGATCTAATTTCGATAGACAAGTAGGGACACGATCGATAAAGTATGTAAAATTCCGATGAGGAATCCCCCCTCAGTATTTTAATTTGTCGCGAGACAAGGGGCTGCATGATGAAGCGGCGTCATGATATTGTCCATCAGGCTGATCGAAGAAGAATCGGCCCAACCTAACCAGTATCCGGCACAAGCAATAAGACAAGATCAGGTTATTCGATGGAAAAAGGCATTAAAGCACTTTGCTGAAACTGGAAATACTGGCGCTCAGACAGGACCTCATAATCAGTCTATGATGCGCGAGCGCAGGTCAATGTATAGTCGTAATTTATTGATTGGTGGCGAACATTGGAGACAGCCCCAGTTTCTATATAGACGCAGGTGGTTTCTCCTTGCTACGATAGACCCTCCGAGACATTTTTCCCGCTCGGCCGAAGCGGCAATAAAGGAGATACCATTCGTACCGCATTTCTGAGCCTCGTCCTGTTCGTCCTCTTGCCGATTATTGCTTGGGGTGAAGAAAGCGCCGCCGACGAACCGACGTTTGGGCCCTGCGTAGTCAAATATTCGGAACCGGTCATCACGCTCACGTCCGCTGTCAA
Proteins encoded:
- a CDS encoding VIT1/CCC1 transporter family protein, whose translation is MQHTEYVDPGLARELILDELFDLSLYQKLREISGPDLRPMLDELIQVEKGHFTFWQNLFGIEISRLNVGRRLKLSLIVLICRLFGPTAIDLILEAIEVYGIRKYLTLWKRNKDNPIGRAVQGVLEDEFGHEDAIVGRMKDRIINPDRIRNIFFGLNDGMVEILGAVSGFFASFGQNSLVVVAGLTTAVAGALSMAGGAYVAVSSENEVRRTQEEKNRFLQKESNEEHRPEPALRSSVVVGVSYFAGAAFPLLPVLFGAHNAFWSIVSAGTMIILVSIILSFLSGMNIKRRVVTNVIIITLATGISYLIGGAVRKLLGIAV
- a CDS encoding putative Ig domain-containing protein translates to MKKVIGLLLGIAPGLFFAAITVAAPLQINESSPLVNGNVCNQMNQFLTASGGSGPTPYKWKVSAGTLPSGLTMPSSFATMSTVITGIPSTVQTKTFTVQVTDGARHTASKVFSLTIDPPLPLTITNQNSTLPAGTLGTAYSANLFTSPGGCLPLVWTITTGQLPPGLSLHQNSSGKDNNVISGTPTTRGTYVFTATVRGNDGQTASMQFSITIN
- a CDS encoding IPT/TIG domain-containing protein; this encodes MKALRLTLGVALLLFGSAGIGSAQLISSLSPPSGPSGTSVTLTGSGFGKIQGSSRVLFDGTPAAVIGWIDSEVVVTVPEGATSGPVVVTVAGEASNDNYPFRVVAPTSSPRLFSLSALASPPHSDATGFLVTMKGSGFGPTQTSSRVTFNGVPAGVIRWSDSEIGVAVPEGATTGPVIVTVNEAPSNGLPFIVFPYIAALTPSSGPAASLFTLEGAHFGAVRGENRVTFNDLPVPIVRWTDTQVTAAVPSDALTGPIVVTVNGVRSNANNRFAVRSPLHPMISSLFPRAGPSEMSVLIVGSGFGRLQESGTVTFNETPAAVLGWSDTEIIATVPPGATTGPVAVIRNGSASRLNPIFTATSESPFSLASITLAPEQPTLRAGQTASFAATGFFKNGASQRLSLATLAAGVGHTCAVLSEGTVRCWGENSFGQLGNGSTAPSSVPTRVRGIGSATAVAAGTAHTCVLLSEGRVACWGDNSAGQLGNGTNTGSALPVEVTGIRDAATITAGRHHACAVLSDGATMCWGSDADPPGSGGNYDSTTPVRVGGRAGSAATEIAGESHTCALFSEGAVSCWGDNTFGQLGNGSSAGSPTPVRVGDIGRATAIAAGSYHTCLVLSDGTVDCWGDGHSGQLGNGKNAGSGAPSAVADITTAAVLLWTSSDPSVATIDTFGRVTAHRPGLTTLAATSRGVSGTTTLLVEPTPSERTATRVDR
- a CDS encoding cysteine synthase A; this encodes MDICENLLDLIGRTPLIRLKGPSEATGCTILGKAEFLNPGGSIKDRTALGIVRDAEKRGLLKKGGTIVEGTAGNTGIGLAMIGRVLGYRTLIVIPETQSTEKFETLRTYGAELKLVPEAPYSTPRHFVRIAERLTQEMNAASPGSAFWARQFDNIANRDFHAATTGVEIWEETRGKVDGFNCAVGTGGTLAGVGKALKARNPNVVIALSDPMGAALYHYYKQGELKSEGDSIAEGVGQSRVTENLVGAPIDEAYQIPDTEALPYIFDLLRDEGLCVGGSSGINVAGAVRLARQLGPGHTIVTILADGGMRYQRRLFNPAFLREQKLPVPAWLESPLP
- a CDS encoding VOC family protein, producing MQNRPTTFIKARFVIAVPDLQSSAEFYGDVLGFNVREIGDEGWRLFERDDCVIMAGECPDAIPPAELGDHAYFAYIVVSGIEAFYRSVQAKNADIIKRLCDEPWGMQEFGIRTIDGHRMMFGAPNDHDR
- a CDS encoding VOC family protein, which translates into the protein MAMKIFVNLPVKDLKKSIDFFAKLGFTFNPQFTDETATCMIVSPENYVMLLIEPKFKSFTPKPICDATKSTEVLIALSLENRQQVDDMVRKAVAAGGTTYSEPQDHGIMYAHGFQDLDGHIWEVFFMEPSAIKQG